The Eikenella corrodens genome segment TTCGACAGCATCGAGCCCAACCGCGCCCGCCTGCTTGCCAACATCGACCTGGCCATGAGCAATGCCGAGCAGCAGGAAGAAAATGCCAACCAAGGCGGCCTGTTCGATATGGTGGAAGACGCGATTGCCCCCTTGGAGATGATCGACGTGCCAGCCTGGGGCGAAGCCGAACTTCTGGCCGAAGAAAAACAGGCCATCGGCTTTTATTTCTCCGGCCACCCCTTCGGCCCGGCCGAAAAAGAAGTGCGCCAATTCGCCCCCACCCGCCTCTCCCAGCTTAAGCCCAACGACAACGTGCGCGTGGCCGGCTTCGCCACCGCCATCCGCAGCATGGTGGGTAAACGCGGCAAAATCGCCTTCATCACGCTGGAAGACACCGGCGGCAAAGCCGAAGTGATGGTTAGCGGCGAAACGCTTGAGCAGCTCGGCCGCGACACCCCGCGAGCCGACCAAGTGTTGATTGCCGAATGCCGCATCAGCCGCGACGACTACGGCGGCGAAGACGGCCTGCGCATCATCGCCAACCGTGTTTATACCCTGCAGGAAGCCCGCAGCCACTACGCCCGCGCCCTCACCCTGCACCTCGCCCCCCACCACAACATTCCCTGCCTGGCCGAACTGTTGCAACGAAGCGGCGAAGGCAAACGCGTCCCCCTGCGCCTGCACTACGCCAACGGCCAAGCCAGCGGCGAGCTCATCCCCGACAGCCGCTGGCAGCCATGTTTGACCACCGAACTTTTGGAAGAACTGGTGTCGCTCTTGGGCGAGCGGCAGGTGGGCGTGAATTGGTAGCGGCTACCTGAAAAGGACGGCCGGAGAGATTTCAGGTAGCCTTAGTAGGCTACCTGAAAAGCATTGTGCCAATAGCAATGGATTGGGCACTGATACCCGGCATGATGAAATCAGGCTACCTGAAAAATTTCTGCAGCAAGGCAGGAAGGTTTTCAGGTAGTCTGTGGTGATTTGGGTGGTAATAAATGTTTATCGGGGAGGGGTGCACACTCGATCGTTATATTGGGCAGGTTAGCTGCCAGTATTCCCGTATGGCATTAACACCATTAGCCAGCCAAACTCACCAGCAGCTGCCGGATGGCGGGCCAGGCTTCGCCGGTTTCTGCGCCTTTGATGATGCGGTCGATGCGGGCGCATTCTTGCAGGGCGGCGATGAGGCGCGGGGTGGCGATGCGGCGCACGGCCAGGGGGGCGAGCTGTTGTTTGCTGCCCCACAGGCGCAGGCTGTTGCGCACTTGGGCGACGGTTTGCCCTTGTTTGAGGGCGGCGGTGAGGCGGATGAGGGTGCGGATGTCGTCGGCCAGCATCCACAGCAGCATCACGGGCTCTTCGCCGTCGGCTTCGAGTCCTTCGAGCAGGCGCACCACGCGGGCGGGCTCGCCGCTCATCCAGGCGGCGGCAAGCTGGAATACGTCGAAACGGGCTACGTCGGCCACGGCGGCTTCGGTTTCGGCAATGCCCAATTCGTGACCGGCGGGGTAGAGCAGGGCGAGTTTGTCGATTTCCTGCTTGGCGGCCAAGAGGTTGCCTTCCACGCGCTCGGCAAACAGGGCCAGCGCTTCGTTGCCGATGGATAAATGATGCTGCGCGAGGCGGCCGCGTATCCAGCCGGGCAGGGCCTGGGCATCAACGGCTTTGGCTTCGACCACGGTGCCGCTGCGGCTGAGGGCGGCAAACCATTTGGCCTGGGTTTGGGCGCGTTCGAGTTTGGGCAGGAGGATAACGGTTACGGTGTCGGGCGGGAGGTTGGCGGCCAGTTGTTCGAGGGCTTCGCCGCCGGCTTTGCCGGGCTTGCCGCCGGGCAGGTGGATTTCGAGCAGTTTGAGTTCGGCAAACAGGCCGATGCTGTTGGCAGAGGCGAGGAGGTCTTGCCAGTCGGCGGCGGTGTCGGGGGTGTGGGTTTCGCGGTTCAGGTAGCCCTGCTCTTTGGCGGCGGCACGGATGGCATCTAAGGCTTCTATCCGCAGCAGGGCTTCTTCGCCATGCAGCACATACAGCGCTTGCAGGGGCTGTTTGAGCTGCGGCAGCAGGCGTTCGGTGCTGATGGCGGCCATTATTCGGCTTTCAGGTAGCCCAGGCGGCGCACGAGCTGGCGGGCGGCGTCCACGCGCATATCGGCCCAGAGTTGGGCTTCTTCTTCTTGTTTACCGAGGATTTCGCTGTCGCTGTAGTCCAGCGTGCGGTATACGGTAATCATCATTGGCTCGCCCAGGGCTTTTTCGCCGCGCCAGGCTTGGGCGGATACTTTGAGCTCCAGCTGGTATTCGGTTACCGTGCCGGAGAGGTTGAGGGTTTGGATGTTTTTATTGGTTTGGATATCGGTTACTTTGACCACGGCATCGGCAAAGGCGCTGTCGAGCTTGGCATGGCGGCGCAGCAGTTCGGTTTCGATGTTTTGCTGCAATTCGCGCCCTTGTACGGCCCAGGTTTGGTAGGGCAGGGGCGGGTTGAGCGCGGGGTCGCTACCGGCCAGGCGGAAGCCGCAGGCGGCCAACAACAGCAAAAGGGGCAGCATCAGATATTTTTTCATGGTGTTTCCTTGGCTTGCGCCGCAAGAGGCGACGGCTAGGGGCGTATTCTAGCGGATTGTGGACGGGAGAGGCTACCTGAAAAGCGGCAGCATGGGCTTTCAGGTAGCCTTTGCTATAGCGATACCACCACCGAGCCCATAAACCGATCTTGCAGAGTGCGCCGTTCGAATTTGGGAATCAGCAGCATGGCCAGGCAAATGAGATACGCAAAACCGGCCGGCCAGCGGAAGAAAATCAGCAGCAACACAAAAGCCGCTTCCCGAGCCAATACCGTGCCGAGAAAGCCGGGATTGCTGCCGTTTTTGTCTAGCACACGGATGCGGAACAGCCATTTGCCGAACGACTGCCCTTTCAGCGACATCAATATGGTTTGTAGCAGCATATAAGCCAGCATCGGCAGCAGCACCAAATGGAAATCGTTGTTGCCGGGGAAGCAATACAGCAAGGCTTGCAGCAGGGCATAGGCTAGGCCGAAGTTTAGGGCGGCGGCTGCGATTCGTTTCCAAGCAGGGGCAAGCCGATATACCTTGCCGTTTTCTAAGCAGACTTCTGGGTTCATAAGGTGGTTGTGTATGTATGGTGGATTAAAGTCAGAGTGGGGTAAGGAGAACTAGCGCAGCAGTATCCTTCTTTTGATTCAATATGATATAAGAGCTAAACAGGCTATCTGAACATTCTGCGGCATGCACATCCTTTAAAACCAATAGTCCTGCATGGCTGCCAATAATTCCGGGGTGATTGCGTATCCGCAATTTTCACCGATGACGCTGTCGATGCCGCAATAAGGGCAGCATGCCGTGTATTGCCCGTCGTTTTCCGGCACAAAGTCGCCTTCCTCCAGCTCGGTGGAGCGGAAGATGGCGAGGCAGGAGAAGCAGCCGCAACGCTGGGGTGGCAGCAGATAGGCTTTATTCTTGAAAGAAAATTGGTGTGCGGCGATGGCAGCGGCGCCCAATGCCTCATCTGTTGATAGGTTGGTCATCTTGTTTCCAGAAGAGGAGGCTACCTGAAAACGGCTGGGCATTTTCAGGTAGCCTTTCAGGATGGTTTAAGGCTGCATCTGCAAAGTTTGTGCAGAATCGGCAGTGCCAATCTGTTTTGCCCTGCATTTATGCTGTTGGGCATACATACTTGAGCGACAAACTTTATTTGCGCCCGCATCAGCGAAGGCGGTTTAAGCCTAGCGCATAGGTTCGCCCGTTTTGCCAAGCAAACCACCAATACAGGCGCATATTCGGATTATCGGGCTTGCTCATGCGGCAAAACGCAAAGGCCTGATTGTGGATACACGCCATCGGCATCGCTCGGAGCTCAGACGGCAGCAAGGTTTTCCATTCGTGAATTTTTTGCGCGGAAGAAGTTTGCAGTCGGCATTCGCCCGTGCCTTGGCACACCGGCGACCATGGGCTGTTGCCGTTTTTCCCGTCCATCATCCATTGCGCGCCGCGCTGGTAATAGCGCATCTGCATCTGCGTGGGGCGCTGGTCTTTATCCAGCAGCACATATTCGCCGGCATCGGATGCGTCCAAACCGGCCGCGAATGCGCTGCCGGCCAAAGCCAGCCACAAAACCATGATTTTGGCAATTTTCATAACTATCTCCCAAGAAGAAACCCTTGCTTATTCCTACAGAAGCGTGGGTTGATTGAGCAAACAGCGCAGCTTGCTTTCTAGCAGACCAAAGCAGCCTGTACCTTAGTTTGCAGTTTAGACAGATACTCAAGCGGCATTATTAAGGCTACCTGAAAAACCTTTTACCGTTTTCAGGTAGCCTTATCCTTGCCTTAAGCCAACTTTGCTTTAATCAACTCCTGCACCTGCGCGGGATTCGCTTTGCCTTTGCTGGCTTTCATCACTTGTCCCACAATCGCATTCAGGGCTTTTTCGTTGCCGGATTTGAACTGTTCCACGGCTTTGGCGTTGTTTGCCAGCACTTCGTCCACCATGGCTTCAATCGCGCCGGTATCGGTCATTTGTTGCAAACCGTGTTTTTCGATGATTTCGGCGATGGTGGCTTCTGGCTCTGCCCACATGGCTTCAAAGGCTTTTTTCGCCAACTTGCTGCTTAAAGTGCCGTCAGCAATTTTACCTACCAACGCAGCGAGGCGCGGAGCGGTAATCGGGCTGTCGGCAAGTTCCATGCCTTCTTTGTTCAGCGTGGCGGCGAGTTCGCCGTTCATCCAGTTGGCAGTCAGCTTGCCTTGTCCGCTGGCTTTGGCAGCTTCTTCAAAATAGGCAGCCTGCACGCGGCTGGCGGTGAGCAAGCGCGCGTCGTAGTCGCTCACGCCGTAGTCCGCCACGAAACGTACCGCCATTTCTTTCGGCAGCTCGGGCATTTCTGCTTTGGCTTTTTGCAACCGGTCGTCTGAAATGATGACGGGTAGCAAATCGGGATCAGGGAAGTAGCGGTAGTCGTGCGCGTCTTCTTTCAGACGCATCACGCGGGTTTCGCCTTTTTCAGGGTCGAACAGCATGGTTGCCTGCTGCACCTTGCCGCCGTCTTCCAAAATCTCGATTTGCGCTTCCACTTCGTAATTAATCGCCTGCTCCAAGAAGCGGAAGGAATTGAGGTTTTTAATCTCGCGGCGCGTGCCGAATTCCGCTTGGCCTTTCGGACGCACGGATACGTTGGCATCGACGCGGAACGAACCTTCCGCCATATTGCCGTCGCAGATGTCCAGCCATGTAACCAAGCTGTGTAAGGCTTTGGCGTAGGCAACGGCTTCGGCGGCGGAGCGCATTTCAGGTTCGGATACTACTTCCAACAGCGGCGTGCCGGCACGGTTCAGGTCGATACCGGTTGCGCCGTTCAAGCCCTCGTGCACGGATTTGCCCGCGTCTTCTTCCATGTGCGCGCGGGTTACGTTGATGGTTTTTACATCGTCACTGACCACGATTTCCAGCTTGCCGTGTTCGACAATCGGTAAATCCAACTGGCTGATTTGATAGCCTTTTGGCAAGTCGGGATAAAAGTAGTTTTTGCGGTCGAACACGTTTTTCTGATTGATTTTCGCATCCAAAGCCAAGCCCAATTTGATAGCTTTTTCAACGACTTCTCGGTTCATTACCGGCAGTACGCCCGGCAGCGCGCATTCCACCACGCTGGCGTGCGCATTGGGTTCCGCACCGAATGCAGTCGATGCGCCGCTGAAGATTTTGGATTTTGTGTTGAGTTGGACGTGGATTTCCAGTCCGATTACGGTTTCCCAGGTCATAAGGGGTCTTTCTGTTGAAGAAGGGTTAATCGGTTCGTAAGGGTTTCCGGTTGGGCAGAGGCTACCTGAAAACCCAGATTCTATCTTTCAGACGGCCTTTTGCCGCTATTTTCTGCGCGGCTGGAAGCCGGGAAGCTGCCAGTGGAAGCGGTAGGCAGCTAGCCGCAGGAATAGGCCGGCGGCAAACAGCAGATGCAGGGTAAAGGCGTTTATCCAGCCGATTCGCGCGAGGAAATACATCAGCCCGCCGATGAAGATGGCAACGCTGCCGTAGAGGTCGGCACGCAATACGATGGGCACGTCGTTTACCAAAATATCGCGGGCAATGCCGCCGCCCACAGCGGTTACAAAGGCGAGCACGATCACGCCGAACAGGTTGAGCTGCAGGCCGATACCGATTTGCGCACCGGTGATGCTGAAGGCGGCCAGGCCGATGGCGTCGGCAATCAGGAAAGCGGCGGCAAGGTGGGTGCGGCGGTAGCGTTGCACGCGCAGCAGCCAGGCGATAGTGAGGGTGGCGAATACCACAATCAGCGCATCGGTATGCCGGAACACCTGCGGCACATGTCCTACCAGCGCATCGCGCATCATGCCGCCGCCCACGGCGGTGAGCAAGGCGGTGATGATCACGCCGAGCACGTCGAGCCGCTTGCTGTAGCCGACGAGGTAGCCGGACACGGCGAAGGCGGCGGTGCCGATGATTTGGATGAAGTCGGTGGTGGTCATGGTTTCAGGTAGCCTTACAGGCAGTGTTAGGTGGTTAAATAGGTTTTCAGACGGCCTTAGAGGCTACCTGAAAAGTTTCATGGGTTGGGCATTCATGCTTGTTAGTAATCTTAAATTGCTTTCAGGTAGCCTTAATCTGCATTGTTGCCGTTTAACTGCTTGAACTGCCGATAACTGTCGAGCAGGCGGCTTTGGTAGAGGCCGCTGCCGGAAAGGGTAATCATCAGGTAGTTTTGGGCGCGGGTCATGGCAACGTAGAGCAGGCGCGTGTTGTCGGCCTCTTGGTTTGCATCTTTATGCTTCAAGGTACAGATGCCCATCAACATCACGCGTTGGAATTCGAGACCTTTGCTGCTGTGCATAGTAAAGACGGCAACGGCGTTGTCGTGCGGATTGTAGGCCTTTTTGCTGCCGCCATAATGCAGGGAGTGGCGGATGCCTTTTTGTTTCAACAGTTTGGCTACGTCGTTGCATTGTTCTTTGTTGTAGCAAATGACGGCGATATCTTGCGACGGAATGCGGTCTTTGAGCCATTTGTCGAGGCAGCGGGCAAGGTAGTCGAGCTCGCCCTGCCAGTCGGGGCATTCTTTGATGTAGGGCGAAATGCCGTTTACACCTGCAGCCTCGGGCTCGACCAGCGGTACGCCGTCTTCGCCGCTTTCGTACGGCTGCATTTTGTTTTGGGCAAACAGGTAGGCGAATCCGATGATTTCTTTGGTATTGCGGTAGTTCAGGCGCAGGATGGTAGTGCGGCCTTGGGCTTTGATGCCGACGCTGGATAGGGTGAAGCCCAAGCCTGTGCCGCTTTTTTTGTAGATGGCCTGGGCATCGTCGTAGAGCAGCAGCAAATGGCCGTTGTCAGCGTCGAGCATATGCACGCTCAGGCGCAGCCAGTCGGCTTCGAAATCGTGGCCTTCGTCAATGAGCACTGCGTCGTAGCGGCTGCCGGGCAGTGTGCCGTCGTGCATGGCTTGCAGCACGGTCAGCGGGGCGTGTTCGTAACCGGGCAAGTGGCGGTAGCGCTCGGGCGTGTCCAGCCCGTATGCTTTTTGCAGTTTGCCGCACCATTGGTGGAAACTGCACACTTCCACTTTTTCCGCCAAGCCTTTGTCGGCCACGGCGGTACGTAATTTATCGGCCAATACGCGGTTGTAGCACAGCACTAAAACGGGTTTGTCGGACTGTTCGGCCAGATATTGGCAGCGCATCAGCAAAATCAGGGTCTTGCCGCTGCCTGCCACGCCGTGGATGACGCGGTGGCCGCCGCCGATGCTGCGGGCAAGCTGCTCCTGTTGGATGTCCATGATTTTGATGATGTCGGGTGCGGCGATGGGGTGCGGCACAGAGTCGGCAGCTGGGTGCTCAGGCTGCTGTTCCGTTTTGCCGTCAGCTTGGTCGGCAGAGAAGAGTTCCTGCTGCTCGGGCGGGTTGATGCGGACTTCGGGAAACAAATGCCAACGGATGAGGTCGGTTTCGCTGCGGCTCAGGCTGCATTCGATGCGGTAGGGGAACATGGCGGCCAGCCTGTCGGCGATGTGCGCGTTGTCCTGCCCGCTTTTCAAATCGTCTTTATACAGCGTTTGCGTGTGCGGCATCAGATGGTCGAATTTGGCAATGTCGGTAATTTTGGCGATGTCGCTGCGGTTGAAACGGGTAAAAACTACGCCGTGCGCGTAGGGGATGCGCAGCCTGCCTTTGTATTCACCCTCGGTGTGCTGCAAGCGGGTTTCTTTTGATAACAAGTCGATGATTTGGAACATATAGCCGCGCGCCTGCTCCAGCGGGTGCTTGACTGTTTTCGCGGTGTGCTCGAACACCATTTCGCATTCGGTCTGGGTCATGCGCCTAAAGCTGTTGCCCGCCCAGTCCTTTACTTCCAAGCACAGCAGCCCCCTGTTTGGAAACAGTACGAGGAAATCGGCATACAGCCGTTTCTTACCCATCGGCACGTTGTACCAAACGATGCAGTCTTCGGCCAAATATTCGCGCAGGAAATCGGCGGTTTTACGCTCGCCTGCAGTCATGGCTTTGCGGATGTGCTCGCTCAGTTCGGGGATAAACTGTGGCATAAATGTTTTCCTCTTTAATCTTTGTTTTCCGTTTTAAATTTTCAGGTAGCCTCATGAGTAGGGAAGCGGTATGGGTTACAAATACCTAATTTATAAGCTATTCCTAGTTTTAAACTTGCCAACCAAGCCTTCATATTTTTTGAGTAGTTTGGCGTAGTTTTCTGGGATTTTGGGTTGGTGCATTACTTCAGGCTATCTGAAAAAGATGATTCAAAACAATAATGCTACGAATTCTACTATTTTCAGGTAGCCTTTCAGACGACCTCAAAGGCTACCTGAAAACTTTCACGCCGGCGCTTTCGTGTGCCAATCACTCGCCAACTGTACTTGATGTGCTGCGCCAAGAATTTTGGTTTCGGAGAAGTGGTTGCCGATAAATTGCACGCCGATGGGCAGTCCGCTGCTGCTGAAACCTGCGGGCAGGGTCAGGGCGGGCAAACCGGCCAGATTCACGGCGATGGTGTAGATGTCGGAAAGGTACATCTGCACGGGATCGTGGATGTCGCTGCCGAGTTTGGGAGCGGCAGTGGGTGCAGTCGGAGCAAGGATGAAGTCGCATTGCGCGAAGGCCGTCTGAAAATCGTTGGCAACGAGGCGGCGCAGTTTTTGGGCTTTCAGGTAATAGGCATCGTAGTAGCCGTGCGACAACACATAAGTTCCAATCATGATGCGGCGTTTGACTTCGCTGCCGAAACCTTCGGCGCGGGTATTGCTGTACATTTCTTCTAGGTCGCCGAATTGGGCGGCGCGGTGGCCGTAGCGTACGCCGTCGTAGCGGGAAAGGTTGGTGCTGGCTTCGGCGGAAGCGAGGACGTAGTAAGCAGGGATGGACAGGGCGGTTTGCGGCATGGAAACTTCAATGGTTTCCGCGCCTTGCGCTTTTAAGAGGTCAATAACGTTTTGCAAAGCAGCCTGCACATCGGCATCCGCGCCTTCGCCAAAATATTCCTTAGGCAGACCGATTTTCATACCTTTGAGCGGTTTGTTCAAATCGCGGGTGTAGTCTTCTTTGCTGCGTTCCAAACTGGTGGAATCGCGCTCGTCAAAGCTCGCCATTGCATTAAGCAAAATCGCGCAGTCTTCGGCGGTTTGCGCCATCGGACCGGCTTGGTCGAAACTGGAGGCGTAGGCAACCATGCCGAAGCGGGAAACAGTGCCGTAGGTAGGTTTGATGCCGGTGATACCGCAGTGGGAAGCAGGCTGGCGGATGGAGCCGCCGGTGTCTGAACCGAGCGCGGCAGGGGCAAGGCGTGCGGCAACGACCGCTGCGGAACCGCCGGACGAACCGCCGGGAACGTGTTCGGGATTCCACGGATTTTTGGTTGCGCCGTAGAACGAGGTTTCATTGGTCGAGCCCATAGCGAACTCGTCCATGTTGGTACGACCGAGCGTTACCATGCCTTCATCGAGCAGGTTTTGTACGACGGTGGCAGTGTAGGGGGAGACGAAGTTATCCAGCATTTTGGAACCGCACGCGCTGCGCCAGCCTGTTTGGCAGAAAATGTCTTTGTAGGCGATGGGTACGCCAGTGAGTGCAGTAGCATTACCTTGCGCGATACGCGCGTCGGCGGCACGGGCTTCGGCGAGGGTTTTGTCTTGGTCGAGGGTGATGTAGCCGTTGATAGCCGGGTTTTGCGCAGCAATGGCGGCGAGGTATTCGGTTGCCAGTTCGACGGAGGAGATTTGTTTAGATTGCAGCAGTTGGCTGGCTTGTTTGAGGGTGTATTGGGTCATGAGGGTCTTTCAGTTGAAAATAATTGGAATTTTAAAGGGTTAATGGTGCAGGCTGCTTTTTGAGGCCGTCTGAAAATATCAGCCTATCAATTTTTGGTAAGTATCCGGTTGGTTGAGTTGCGTGGCGGAACGGTACAGCAGCGATTGTTCGTCATTTTCATCATAATCATCAATATAAAACGCAAACAGCAATATGCCGTTTTCGGCGCGGTTGCCGAACAGGACTTCTTGGTCGCATTGCTGCAGTGCGGCTATCAGGGCTGTTTCGTATTCGGTGCGTTTTTGCTGATAGATGTCGTCATCGTCATCTAGATTTTCTATGCTGCGGTATGCAACTTGGTAGAGCTCGCTTTGGTTTTTCAGCCAGTTATCTGAAGCATTCTGGATTTCGGTTTTGCCTTCATAAAGTGTGCATCTGCCATCCCAAATCGCCTGCAGGATGGTGCAATTTTTGTATTTTTTCCTGTGCTTGGCAGCAAAGGCTGCTAAATCCTGATGGGTAATCGCGGCGTTGCCTGCGGCAAAAAAGTCGTCTACCAGATAGAAATAATACGCGGCAACTTCTTTACCTGCCTGTTCAACCTGCTGCTTGATGCGGCTGAAACATTGGCGGATGTGTTCGACGGCGGCTGTATGCAGGTGTTGTTGCTCGGTGGACATGGGGTTCCTTTAGTTTTCAGGTAGCCTTTGCTGTTTTGAGGCTACCTGAAAATTTTGCGGGCAGGTTTATTTGGCTGCACTAACGTGGCCGCACACGGCTTGTATCATTTTGGCGGTGTGTTGCTCAAAATACCTGCAGAATTGGGTTTGTGGATGGCACATTTGCTCGGCTTGGTAAGCTTAGAGCGGAGGCGGGAGTAGGCTTATCATGAATTGGTGTTTGCCATGGCCGCGTAGGATATCCAGTTTGTGTTTTTAGGTAGCCTTAAAGGGCTTGTGGCTACCTGAAAATTATTCCTCAATCACCTGCGGCACGATATACAGGCGGTTGTGCACTTCGGGGGCAACGGCTTGGTATTCGGCGGCGTGGTCAGTTTCTGTTACTTGGTCGGCACGCAGGCGCAGGGCGAGTTCGTGCGGGTGGGTCATCGGTTCGATGCCGTCGGTATTTACGCTCTGCATCTGCTCTACCATGGCGAAAATGCCGTTGAGCTCGTCGAGGGTGGAGGCTTTCTCGGCTTCGGTTAGGCTCAAACGCGAGAGGCGGGCGATTTTTTCAACGTCGGAAAGTGTAAGCGACATAAAAATTCCTTAAATTATGTTTAGCAAACAGCCCAATCTCAGGTATCATTACGCGTTTCTTTTGAGACTGGCTTGCAAAGTTAGAATTATAGCCTAAAAGCTTGCCTCTCGGCACGGCATAAGAATAAGGTTGCGCAAAGTAGTGCTGGTCTCTCCATAGGCTTGGTTTCTTTAAAGTATTCATCAGTATTCAAACGCTAGGATTTAAAGCAATGTTCCGCTTTCTTACCCGATATTTCTCTAATGATCTGGCCATCGATTTAGGTACGGCCAACACTCTAATTTACATCAAAGGCCGCGGTATCGTTTTGGACGAACCTTCGGTGGTGGCACTGCCCAGTGACATAAATAATAAAAATGCTACTGTAGCGGTGGGTGCGGAAGCCAAGCGTATGCTGGGGCGTACGCCCGGCGGCATTCAGGCGGTGCGCCCAATGAAAGACGGGGTGATTGCCGACTTTAATGTTACCGAAAAAATGCTCAAACACTTCATCCGTAAGGCGAATAACAGCCGCTTTGCCTCTGCACCGCGCATCGTGATTTGTGTGCCCTGCGGCTCAACCCAAGTGGAGCGCAAGGCGATTCACGATTCGGCACAGCAGGCTGGCGCGGCTTCGGTGAATTTGATTGAAGAGCCGATGGCCGCGGCTATCGGTGCAGGTCTGCCGATTGAAGAACCGACCGGCTCCATGGTAGTGGATATCGGCGGTGGTACCACCGAAGTGGGTATTATTTCTTTGTCGGGTGTGGTGTATTCCCATTCCGTTCGCGTGGCTGGTGATGCGTTTGATGAAGCCATCATCAATTATGTGCGCCGCAACTACGGTATGTTGATTGGTGAGGCTACGGCTGAAGAAATTAAAAAAGCCATCGGTACAGCCTTCCCGGGCAATGCTGTGCGTGAAATTGAAGCCAAAGGTCGCAATCTGGCCGAAGGTATTCCGCG includes the following:
- the gatA gene encoding Asp-tRNA(Asn)/Glu-tRNA(Gln) amidotransferase subunit GatA, whose product is MTQYTLKQASQLLQSKQISSVELATEYLAAIAAQNPAINGYITLDQDKTLAEARAADARIAQGNATALTGVPIAYKDIFCQTGWRSACGSKMLDNFVSPYTATVVQNLLDEGMVTLGRTNMDEFAMGSTNETSFYGATKNPWNPEHVPGGSSGGSAAVVAARLAPAALGSDTGGSIRQPASHCGITGIKPTYGTVSRFGMVAYASSFDQAGPMAQTAEDCAILLNAMASFDERDSTSLERSKEDYTRDLNKPLKGMKIGLPKEYFGEGADADVQAALQNVIDLLKAQGAETIEVSMPQTALSIPAYYVLASAEASTNLSRYDGVRYGHRAAQFGDLEEMYSNTRAEGFGSEVKRRIMIGTYVLSHGYYDAYYLKAQKLRRLVANDFQTAFAQCDFILAPTAPTAAPKLGSDIHDPVQMYLSDIYTIAVNLAGLPALTLPAGFSSSGLPIGVQFIGNHFSETKILGAAHQVQLASDWHTKAPA
- the gatC gene encoding Asp-tRNA(Asn)/Glu-tRNA(Gln) amidotransferase subunit GatC: MSLTLSDVEKIARLSRLSLTEAEKASTLDELNGIFAMVEQMQSVNTDGIEPMTHPHELALRLRADQVTETDHAAEYQAVAPEVHNRLYIVPQVIEE
- a CDS encoding RDD family protein, translating into MNPEVCLENGKVYRLAPAWKRIAAAALNFGLAYALLQALLYCFPGNNDFHLVLLPMLAYMLLQTILMSLKGQSFGKWLFRIRVLDKNGSNPGFLGTVLAREAAFVLLLIFFRWPAGFAYLICLAMLLIPKFERRTLQDRFMGSVVVSL
- a CDS encoding DUF4303 domain-containing protein, which gives rise to MSTEQQHLHTAAVEHIRQCFSRIKQQVEQAGKEVAAYYFYLVDDFFAAGNAAITHQDLAAFAAKHRKKYKNCTILQAIWDGRCTLYEGKTEIQNASDNWLKNQSELYQVAYRSIENLDDDDDIYQQKRTEYETALIAALQQCDQEVLFGNRAENGILLFAFYIDDYDENDEQSLLYRSATQLNQPDTYQKLIG
- a CDS encoding 3'-5' exonuclease, coding for MPQFIPELSEHIRKAMTAGERKTADFLREYLAEDCIVWYNVPMGKKRLYADFLVLFPNRGLLCLEVKDWAGNSFRRMTQTECEMVFEHTAKTVKHPLEQARGYMFQIIDLLSKETRLQHTEGEYKGRLRIPYAHGVVFTRFNRSDIAKITDIAKFDHLMPHTQTLYKDDLKSGQDNAHIADRLAAMFPYRIECSLSRSETDLIRWHLFPEVRINPPEQQELFSADQADGKTEQQPEHPAADSVPHPIAAPDIIKIMDIQQEQLARSIGGGHRVIHGVAGSGKTLILLMRCQYLAEQSDKPVLVLCYNRVLADKLRTAVADKGLAEKVEVCSFHQWCGKLQKAYGLDTPERYRHLPGYEHAPLTVLQAMHDGTLPGSRYDAVLIDEGHDFEADWLRLSVHMLDADNGHLLLLYDDAQAIYKKSGTGLGFTLSSVGIKAQGRTTILRLNYRNTKEIIGFAYLFAQNKMQPYESGEDGVPLVEPEAAGVNGISPYIKECPDWQGELDYLARCLDKWLKDRIPSQDIAVICYNKEQCNDVAKLLKQKGIRHSLHYGGSKKAYNPHDNAVAVFTMHSSKGLEFQRVMLMGICTLKHKDANQEADNTRLLYVAMTRAQNYLMITLSGSGLYQSRLLDSYRQFKQLNGNNAD
- the gatB gene encoding Asp-tRNA(Asn)/Glu-tRNA(Gln) amidotransferase subunit GatB, which translates into the protein MTWETVIGLEIHVQLNTKSKIFSGASTAFGAEPNAHASVVECALPGVLPVMNREVVEKAIKLGLALDAKINQKNVFDRKNYFYPDLPKGYQISQLDLPIVEHGKLEIVVSDDVKTINVTRAHMEEDAGKSVHEGLNGATGIDLNRAGTPLLEVVSEPEMRSAAEAVAYAKALHSLVTWLDICDGNMAEGSFRVDANVSVRPKGQAEFGTRREIKNLNSFRFLEQAINYEVEAQIEILEDGGKVQQATMLFDPEKGETRVMRLKEDAHDYRYFPDPDLLPVIISDDRLQKAKAEMPELPKEMAVRFVADYGVSDYDARLLTASRVQAAYFEEAAKASGQGKLTANWMNGELAATLNKEGMELADSPITAPRLAALVGKIADGTLSSKLAKKAFEAMWAEPEATIAEIIEKHGLQQMTDTGAIEAMVDEVLANNAKAVEQFKSGNEKALNAIVGQVMKASKGKANPAQVQELIKAKLA
- a CDS encoding trimeric intracellular cation channel family protein, which encodes MTTTDFIQIIGTAAFAVSGYLVGYSKRLDVLGVIITALLTAVGGGMMRDALVGHVPQVFRHTDALIVVFATLTIAWLLRVQRYRRTHLAAAFLIADAIGLAAFSITGAQIGIGLQLNLFGVIVLAFVTAVGGGIARDILVNDVPIVLRADLYGSVAIFIGGLMYFLARIGWINAFTLHLLFAAGLFLRLAAYRFHWQLPGFQPRRK
- the holA gene encoding DNA polymerase III subunit delta, whose amino-acid sequence is MAAISTERLLPQLKQPLQALYVLHGEEALLRIEALDAIRAAAKEQGYLNRETHTPDTAADWQDLLASANSIGLFAELKLLEIHLPGGKPGKAGGEALEQLAANLPPDTVTVILLPKLERAQTQAKWFAALSRSGTVVEAKAVDAQALPGWIRGRLAQHHLSIGNEALALFAERVEGNLLAAKQEIDKLALLYPAGHELGIAETEAAVADVARFDVFQLAAAWMSGEPARVVRLLEGLEADGEEPVMLLWMLADDIRTLIRLTAALKQGQTVAQVRNSLRLWGSKQQLAPLAVRRIATPRLIAALQECARIDRIIKGAETGEAWPAIRQLLVSLAG
- a CDS encoding LPS-assembly lipoprotein LptE, with the translated sequence MKKYLMLPLLLLLAACGFRLAGSDPALNPPLPYQTWAVQGRELQQNIETELLRRHAKLDSAFADAVVKVTDIQTNKNIQTLNLSGTVTEYQLELKVSAQAWRGEKALGEPMMITVYRTLDYSDSEILGKQEEEAQLWADMRVDAARQLVRRLGYLKAE